A stretch of the Streptococcus himalayensis genome encodes the following:
- a CDS encoding IS66 family transposase, with amino-acid sequence MEELLAIIKQQASTIDNLTNELTLLREQVAYLTQKLYGKSSEKVVHQTGQLSLFEEEPLPEEDADLPR; translated from the coding sequence ATGGAAGAGTTATTAGCCATTATTAAACAACAGGCTTCTACAATTGATAACCTGACCAATGAGTTGACCCTCCTTCGTGAACAGGTGGCTTATCTGACACAAAAGCTCTATGGCAAGTCATCAGAAAAGGTTGTGCATCAAACTGGTCAGCTAAGTCTCTTTGAAGAAGAACCACTTCCTGAAGAAGACGCTGACTTACCCAGGTGA
- the tnpB gene encoding IS66 family insertion sequence element accessory protein TnpB (TnpB, as the term is used for proteins encoded by IS66 family insertion elements, is considered an accessory protein, since TnpC, encoded by a neighboring gene, is a DDE family transposase.) codes for MSIRLSDLGQVYLVCGKTDMRQGIDSLAYLVKRQFELDSFSGQVFLFCGGRKDRFKALYWDGQGFWLLYKRFENGKLTWPNDEHEVKALTSEQVDWLMKGFSISPKIKSTKSRDFY; via the coding sequence ATGAGCATCCGACTCAGTGATTTAGGGCAGGTCTATCTGGTTTGTGGCAAAACCGATATGAGACAGGGGATTGATTCGCTGGCTTATCTTGTTAAACGTCAATTTGAATTAGATTCCTTTTCTGGTCAAGTTTTTCTTTTCTGTGGTGGTCGCAAAGACCGGTTCAAAGCTCTTTACTGGGATGGACAAGGTTTCTGGTTGCTTTACAAGCGATTTGAAAATGGCAAACTCACTTGGCCTAATGATGAACATGAGGTAAAAGCCCTAACTTCCGAGCAAGTAGACTGGCTGATGAAGGGATTTTCGATAAGTCCTAAAATAAAATCTACAAAAAGTCGTGATTTCTATTGA
- a CDS encoding ABC transporter permease — protein sequence MFLAIEEMRQSKLRYGLVLGLLVLIAYLVFFLTGLAYGLMQQNRAAVDKWQADTVLLSSEANKLMTASHIDSRLADDVVADEKALLKQQAGAAWVKKDASSDDKEKISVFAIEKGSFIEPNIVEGRLFEKAHEIVVDKSLGEKEGFELGKRIYLSAFDEPVTIVGYTDRAAFSVAPVVYMDFDDLPTTSKVPNQADVTLMSAMIVRGDVTAYPEELEKLTTADFIEHLPGYKAQNVTFAFMIGFLVVIAAIVVAIFLYVLTTQKAPIFGLMKIQGLSNGFISASVVAQTFLLSGFGTLLGLVLTYLSSLALPSAVPFENNWLFYGGVGISLIFFALMGASFSVRSIFKVDPLQNLS from the coding sequence ATGTTTTTAGCAATTGAAGAAATGCGTCAGAGTAAGCTCCGTTATGGCTTGGTTCTGGGGTTATTAGTACTGATAGCCTATCTGGTTTTTTTCCTGACAGGATTGGCCTATGGCTTGATGCAACAAAATAGGGCAGCAGTTGATAAATGGCAGGCAGATACAGTCTTGCTCTCATCAGAGGCCAACAAGTTGATGACAGCTTCGCACATTGATAGTCGCTTAGCAGATGATGTAGTAGCTGATGAGAAGGCGCTCCTCAAGCAACAAGCAGGTGCAGCGTGGGTAAAAAAGGATGCAAGTTCTGACGATAAGGAAAAAATTAGTGTATTTGCCATTGAAAAGGGCTCCTTTATAGAACCGAATATCGTAGAAGGGCGTTTGTTTGAAAAGGCACACGAGATCGTCGTTGATAAATCCTTAGGAGAAAAAGAAGGTTTTGAACTAGGAAAAAGGATTTACCTCTCTGCTTTTGATGAACCTGTGACCATTGTTGGATACACAGATCGTGCAGCCTTTAGTGTCGCTCCAGTTGTCTATATGGACTTTGACGATTTACCAACAACGAGTAAGGTGCCAAATCAAGCTGATGTTACCTTGATGAGTGCAATGATTGTTCGAGGGGATGTGACTGCTTATCCAGAAGAATTGGAGAAATTAACGACTGCTGATTTTATCGAACATCTTCCAGGTTATAAGGCGCAAAATGTGACCTTTGCCTTTATGATTGGTTTTTTGGTTGTGATTGCTGCCATTGTAGTTGCTATCTTCCTCTATGTCTTGACAACGCAAAAAGCACCCATTTTTGGTTTGATGAAGATTCAAGGTTTATCAAATGGGTTTATTTCAGCGAGTGTCGTAGCACAGACCTTCTTACTTTCTGGATTTGGTACGCTTCTTGGTCTCGTCTTGACTTATCTGTCCTCCCTTGCTCTTCCAAGCGCTGTTCCCTTTGAGAATAATTGGCTTTTCTATGGAGGGGTGGGTATTTCCTTAATTTTCTTTGCCTTAATGGGTGCTAGCTTCTCTGTTCGCTCCATTTTTAAAGTCGATCCATTGCAGAATTTATCCTAG
- a CDS encoding ABC transporter ATP-binding protein, whose product MSTLVFENISKQFQDGEQMITALKPTNFSVEAGEFVAIIGPSGSGKSTFLTLAGGLQTPSEGRIIINQADYSDLPEKKRAQLRYRDIGFILQSSNLIPFLTVEKQLELVDRVNKRPNKEKREQLLAELDVAHLKTKFPKDLSGGERQRVAIARALYNDPALILADEPTASLDTERAFEVVALLAKESKERHKSIIMVTHDHRMIEECDKVYEMKDGVLTLVR is encoded by the coding sequence ATGAGTACCTTAGTATTTGAAAACATTAGTAAACAATTTCAGGACGGAGAGCAGATGATTACTGCTCTGAAACCAACGAATTTTAGTGTAGAAGCTGGAGAATTTGTAGCGATTATCGGACCATCTGGATCTGGAAAAAGTACTTTTTTGACCTTGGCAGGTGGTTTGCAAACTCCGTCAGAGGGGCGGATTATCATTAATCAAGCAGATTATTCTGATTTACCAGAAAAGAAACGGGCCCAGCTTCGTTACCGAGATATTGGTTTTATCCTCCAATCCTCTAATCTGATCCCTTTTTTGACGGTAGAAAAACAGTTGGAATTGGTAGACCGTGTTAATAAGCGTCCCAATAAGGAAAAGAGAGAACAATTGCTAGCAGAGTTGGATGTAGCACACTTAAAAACAAAATTTCCCAAGGATTTATCCGGAGGAGAGCGCCAACGAGTGGCGATTGCCCGCGCTTTATATAATGATCCAGCCTTGATATTAGCAGATGAGCCGACAGCCAGTTTGGATACGGAACGAGCTTTTGAAGTCGTAGCGCTCCTTGCTAAAGAAAGTAAAGAACGCCATAAATCCATTATCATGGTCACCCACGATCACCGGATGATTGAAGAGTGCGATAAGGTGTATGAAATGAAAGACGGTGTTTTAACGCTGGTGCGATAA
- a CDS encoding S-ribosylhomocysteine lyase — protein MTKEVIVESFELDHTIVKAPYVRLIGEETGPKGDVISNFDIRLVQPNEDSIPTAGIHTIEHLLAKLIRTRIDGMIDCSPFGCRTGFHMIMWGQHTTTEIAQVIKDALSEIATTTTWEEVPGTTIESCGNYKDHSLFSAKEWAKLILEQGISDDPFDRHVI, from the coding sequence ATGACTAAAGAAGTTATTGTTGAAAGTTTTGAATTGGACCATACGATTGTCAAAGCCCCTTATGTGCGTTTGATTGGCGAGGAAACAGGTCCTAAAGGAGATGTGATTTCTAATTTCGATATTCGCTTGGTACAGCCCAACGAGGACTCCATCCCGACTGCTGGGATCCATACGATTGAACACTTACTTGCAAAATTAATTCGTACCCGGATCGACGGCATGATTGATTGCTCTCCATTTGGTTGCCGGACAGGATTTCACATGATTATGTGGGGACAACACACGACAACTGAAATTGCGCAGGTTATCAAAGATGCTCTTTCTGAAATTGCAACAACCACTACTTGGGAAGAGGTCCCAGGAACAACGATTGAATCCTGTGGTAACTACAAGGATCACAGCCTGTTTTCCGCCAAGGAATGGGCAAAACTGATTTTAGAACAAGGAATTTCAGATGACCCATTTGATCGTCATGTTATCTAA
- a CDS encoding ribonuclease Y produces MEMIFAVVFAIIIGLAIGYISIAARMKSLKEAAELTLLNAEQEATNLRGQAEREADLILKEVRHESKSLKKEALLEAKEEARKYREEVDAEFKSERQELKQLESRLTERATSLDRKDDNLTNKEKTLDQREQSISDKAKNLDEREGKLSELEEQKAAELERVAALSQQEAKDIILTQTEEKLTKEIATRIREAEQEVKERSDKLAKDILVQAMQRIAGDYVAEQTNSTVHLPDDSMKGRIIGREGRNIRTFESLTGIDVIIDDTPEVVTLSGFDPVRREIARMTMETLLKDGRIHPARIEELVEKNRLEIDNRIREYGEAAAYEIGAPNLHPDLMKIMGRLQFRTSYGQNVLRHSIEVAKLSGIIAGELGENVNLAKRAGFLHDIGKAIDREVEGSHVEIGTELARKYKEHPVVVNTIASHHGDVEPDSVIAVIVAAADALSAARPGARSESLESYIKRLHDLEEIANSFEGVKTSFALQAGREIRIMVHPGQIKDDKITILAHQVREKIENNLDYPGNIKVTVIRELRAVDYAK; encoded by the coding sequence ATGGAAATGATTTTTGCAGTTGTTTTCGCCATCATCATTGGTTTAGCCATTGGATATATCAGTATTGCAGCCAGAATGAAATCACTCAAAGAAGCTGCAGAACTGACGCTTTTAAATGCTGAACAAGAGGCAACTAATTTACGTGGACAAGCAGAGCGTGAAGCGGACTTGATTTTAAAAGAAGTTCGTCACGAAAGCAAGTCCCTTAAAAAAGAAGCACTATTAGAGGCAAAAGAAGAAGCCAGAAAATATCGAGAGGAAGTTGATGCAGAATTTAAGTCTGAACGTCAAGAATTAAAGCAATTGGAGAGCCGCTTGACAGAGCGTGCGACCAGCCTTGATCGTAAAGATGATAATTTAACCAACAAAGAAAAAACACTCGATCAGAGAGAACAAAGTATTTCTGATAAGGCGAAAAACCTTGATGAACGCGAGGGCAAGCTGTCAGAGCTCGAAGAGCAAAAAGCAGCGGAACTAGAGCGCGTCGCCGCTCTTTCGCAACAAGAAGCCAAGGATATCATTCTAACGCAGACAGAAGAGAAATTGACCAAGGAAATTGCAACGCGGATTCGTGAAGCAGAACAAGAGGTCAAGGAACGTTCGGACAAGTTAGCCAAGGATATCTTGGTACAAGCAATGCAGCGAATTGCTGGAGATTATGTAGCAGAGCAGACCAATTCGACGGTGCATCTGCCAGATGATAGCATGAAAGGTCGGATTATTGGTCGTGAAGGCCGAAATATTCGAACCTTTGAGAGTTTGACAGGGATTGATGTCATTATTGATGACACACCAGAAGTGGTGACCTTGTCGGGATTTGACCCTGTTCGTCGTGAAATTGCACGAATGACGATGGAAACGCTGCTGAAGGATGGACGGATTCATCCAGCTCGGATTGAAGAGTTGGTGGAAAAAAATCGTTTGGAAATTGACAATCGTATCCGCGAGTATGGAGAGGCAGCTGCTTATGAGATTGGTGCTCCAAATCTCCATCCAGATTTGATGAAGATTATGGGACGCCTGCAATTCCGGACGTCATACGGTCAAAATGTCCTCCGTCATTCGATTGAGGTGGCCAAACTCTCTGGCATTATTGCAGGAGAATTGGGCGAAAATGTTAATTTAGCCAAGCGTGCAGGCTTCCTGCATGACATTGGAAAAGCCATTGACCGTGAAGTGGAAGGTAGCCACGTTGAGATTGGAACGGAATTAGCCCGTAAGTACAAGGAACATCCAGTAGTGGTGAACACTATTGCTAGTCATCATGGAGATGTTGAGCCAGATAGCGTCATTGCTGTCATTGTGGCGGCAGCCGATGCCTTGAGTGCCGCTCGCCCAGGAGCTCGAAGTGAATCCCTTGAAAGCTACATCAAACGACTCCATGATTTGGAAGAGATTGCCAATAGCTTTGAAGGTGTTAAGACCAGTTTTGCCTTGCAGGCCGGTCGTGAGATTCGGATTATGGTTCATCCTGGTCAGATTAAGGATGATAAGATTACCATTTTGGCTCATCAAGTTCGGGAGAAAATTGAGAATAACTTGGATTATCCAGGAAATATCAAAGTCACTGTTATTCGTGAACTGCGGGCAGTTGATTACGCTAAATAA
- the gmk gene encoding guanylate kinase — MMAERGLLIVFSGPSGVGKGTVRREIFESSKNQFQYSVSMTTRPQRPGEVDGVDYFFRTREEFEELIRQGQMLEYAEYVGNYYGTPLTYVNETLDRGIDVFLEIEVQGALQVKKRVPDAVFIFLTPPDLEELQDRLVGRGTDSAEVIAQRIEKAKEEIALMREYDYAIVNDQVALAAERVKRVIEAEHFRVDRVIGHYQDMLKGIKN, encoded by the coding sequence ATAATGGCAGAACGTGGTTTGTTAATCGTTTTTTCTGGCCCTTCTGGGGTTGGGAAAGGAACGGTTCGGCGTGAGATTTTTGAAAGTTCCAAAAATCAATTTCAATATTCTGTATCGATGACGACTCGTCCTCAACGTCCTGGTGAAGTGGATGGCGTGGATTATTTCTTTAGAACACGTGAAGAATTTGAAGAGTTGATTCGTCAAGGTCAGATGTTGGAATATGCGGAGTATGTAGGTAATTACTACGGCACTCCCTTGACCTATGTCAATGAAACGCTGGATAGAGGCATTGATGTCTTTCTTGAAATTGAAGTTCAAGGAGCCCTTCAAGTAAAAAAACGCGTTCCAGATGCTGTATTTATCTTTTTAACCCCACCAGATTTAGAGGAATTACAGGATCGTCTGGTTGGGCGTGGGACAGATAGTGCTGAGGTCATTGCTCAGCGAATTGAAAAGGCAAAAGAAGAAATTGCTTTGATGCGAGAGTATGACTACGCAATTGTCAATGACCAAGTGGCTTTGGCTGCTGAGCGGGTCAAACGTGTCATTGAAGCAGAGCATTTCCGGGTTGATCGGGTTATTGGTCATTACCAAGATATGCTAAAAGGGATAAAAAATTAG
- the rpoZ gene encoding DNA-directed RNA polymerase subunit omega has protein sequence MMLKPSIDTLLDKVPSKYSLVILEAKRAHELEAGAKPTQEFKSIKSTLRALEEIESGNVVIHPDPEAKREAVRRRAEEERRRQEEEERKIKEQIAKEKEEGEKI, from the coding sequence ATGATGTTAAAACCTTCTATTGACACTTTGTTAGACAAGGTGCCATCAAAGTATTCATTGGTTATCTTGGAAGCCAAACGAGCGCATGAGTTAGAAGCTGGGGCTAAGCCAACTCAGGAATTCAAATCCATTAAATCAACCTTGCGTGCGTTGGAAGAAATTGAATCAGGAAATGTTGTGATTCATCCAGATCCAGAAGCCAAGCGTGAGGCTGTTCGTCGCCGTGCAGAAGAAGAGCGCCGTCGTCAAGAAGAAGAAGAGCGCAAGATTAAAGAACAAATTGCCAAAGAAAAAGAAGAAGGCGAAAAAATTTAA
- a CDS encoding primosomal protein N', with product MRVAKVIVDVPLMQTDKPYHYGVPDEWLEWLEIGMRVHVPFGKGNRLIQGIVVGFSDEVKETLKPIAEVLDFSPVLNTEQLWLADELRKTVFSYKITLLKAMLPSFLNSSYDKLLFKEEGLSELDDKEIFQNQESIRFSSLDVVLQARVMRLVRQGVIRLEYQAVDQKHIKIEHWYQVHAEDLARVVFSNRAKKRQELQRYLLEHREEGNVAKLRKTFSREVVNHFISEGFLSLFEREVERSSAYFEDIASTTALVLNDEQAKVVKNVVEKIGTTSSPFLLEGITGSGKTEVYLQIIEETLKRGKTAIVLVPEISLTPQMTNRFIGRFGKKVAILHSGLSKGEKYDEWRKVERGEAQVVVGARSAIFAPLKQIGAIIIDEEHEATYKQDSNPRYHARDVAILRAQYNQAVLVLGSATPSLESRARAGKGVYEFLQLTRRANPMARVPAVEVIDFRDYIGQQEASNFTPVLIEAIRDRLERREQIVLMLNRRGYSSFVMCRECGTVDTCPNCDISLTLHMDTKTMNCHYCGFFKEIPKLCSQCSSSSIRYYGSGTQKAYDELAEIFPEARILRMDVDTTRKKGSHETILEAFGNGEADILLGTQMIAKGLDFPNVTLVGVLNADTALNLPDFRSSERTFQLLTQVAGRAGRAEKEGRVLIQTYNPQHYAISFARAQDYEGFYAYEMGIRRKLGYPPYYYTIGITLSNKSEEEVIKRAYQVMAILQSGLSEQIQILGPTPKPIARTHNLYHYQIILKYRFEDELAATLNRVLDFSQEKANKDLRLMIDQEPQQFM from the coding sequence ATGCGTGTTGCAAAAGTGATTGTGGATGTTCCTTTGATGCAGACCGACAAACCCTACCATTATGGTGTTCCCGATGAATGGCTGGAGTGGCTGGAGATCGGCATGCGGGTTCATGTGCCGTTTGGAAAGGGAAATCGCTTGATTCAAGGAATAGTGGTGGGTTTTTCAGATGAAGTAAAAGAAACACTTAAACCTATCGCTGAAGTCTTGGATTTTTCTCCTGTGTTGAATACGGAGCAGTTGTGGCTGGCAGATGAGCTGAGAAAGACTGTTTTTTCTTATAAAATCACCCTCTTGAAGGCTATGTTGCCTAGTTTCTTGAATTCGAGTTATGATAAATTGTTATTCAAAGAAGAGGGCTTGTCTGAGTTAGATGACAAAGAGATTTTCCAAAATCAAGAGAGCATTCGTTTTTCTTCTCTCGATGTGGTCTTACAAGCTCGAGTGATGCGGTTGGTGCGGCAAGGTGTCATTCGATTGGAGTATCAAGCGGTTGACCAAAAGCATATCAAGATCGAACATTGGTATCAGGTACATGCAGAAGATTTAGCTAGGGTCGTATTTTCCAATCGTGCGAAGAAGCGTCAGGAATTGCAAAGGTATTTGTTAGAACATAGGGAAGAGGGAAATGTAGCGAAGCTTCGGAAGACATTTTCTCGTGAAGTGGTCAATCACTTTATTTCGGAAGGTTTTCTCAGTCTGTTCGAACGTGAAGTTGAACGCTCCAGTGCTTATTTTGAGGATATTGCCTCAACAACGGCTCTTGTTTTAAATGATGAGCAAGCCAAGGTTGTTAAAAACGTTGTGGAAAAGATTGGAACCACTTCTTCTCCTTTTTTGTTGGAGGGGATTACGGGAAGTGGCAAAACAGAAGTTTATCTTCAAATTATTGAGGAAACCTTGAAGCGTGGTAAGACTGCCATTGTTTTGGTGCCAGAGATTTCCCTGACCCCACAGATGACCAATCGCTTTATCGGGCGTTTTGGGAAAAAGGTGGCTATTTTGCACTCGGGTTTATCCAAGGGCGAAAAATACGATGAGTGGCGTAAGGTCGAACGTGGTGAAGCTCAAGTCGTTGTAGGGGCTCGCTCGGCTATTTTTGCCCCCTTGAAACAAATTGGAGCCATTATCATTGATGAAGAGCATGAGGCGACCTATAAGCAGGATTCGAATCCTCGCTACCATGCACGGGATGTGGCTATTTTGCGGGCACAATATAATCAAGCCGTCCTAGTCTTAGGCTCTGCGACGCCGAGTTTAGAAAGTCGTGCCAGAGCAGGCAAGGGAGTATATGAGTTTTTACAGTTGACAAGAAGAGCCAATCCAATGGCACGTGTGCCTGCTGTGGAAGTGATCGATTTTAGGGATTACATTGGTCAGCAAGAGGCTAGTAATTTCACACCGGTTTTGATTGAGGCCATTCGCGACCGTTTAGAGAGACGAGAGCAGATTGTATTGATGCTCAATCGGCGGGGCTATTCTTCCTTTGTCATGTGTCGAGAATGCGGAACGGTGGATACTTGCCCCAACTGTGATATTTCCTTGACCCTTCATATGGATACCAAGACGATGAATTGCCATTATTGTGGATTTTTTAAAGAAATTCCTAAGCTTTGTTCTCAATGTAGCAGTTCGAGTATCCGCTACTATGGCTCAGGTACCCAGAAGGCCTACGATGAGTTAGCAGAGATTTTTCCAGAAGCTAGGATTTTACGGATGGATGTCGATACGACACGGAAAAAAGGAAGTCATGAGACGATTTTAGAGGCTTTTGGCAATGGCGAAGCCGATATTTTATTGGGAACTCAGATGATTGCGAAGGGCTTGGATTTTCCAAATGTGACCTTAGTGGGTGTGTTAAATGCTGATACAGCTTTGAATTTACCTGATTTTCGTTCCTCAGAGCGAACTTTTCAGCTCCTGACTCAGGTGGCTGGTCGTGCGGGGCGAGCAGAAAAAGAGGGGCGAGTTTTGATTCAAACTTACAATCCCCAGCATTATGCCATTTCTTTTGCCAGGGCTCAGGATTATGAAGGATTTTACGCTTATGAAATGGGCATTCGCAGAAAGCTAGGCTATCCGCCTTACTACTATACGATAGGGATTACCCTGTCAAACAAAAGCGAGGAAGAGGTTATCAAACGAGCTTATCAAGTGATGGCTATTTTGCAAAGTGGTCTATCTGAGCAAATTCAAATTTTAGGGCCAACGCCTAAACCGATTGCACGAACGCATAATCTCTACCATTATCAGATTATTCTCAAGTATCGGTTTGAAGATGAGTTGGCTGCAACCTTGAATCGCGTGTTGGATTTTAGTCAAGAGAAGGCTAACAAAGATTTGCGTTTGATGATTGATCAAGAGCCACAGCAGTTTATGTGA
- the fmt gene encoding methionyl-tRNA formyltransferase — MTKLIFMGTPAFSATVLKGLLGDDQYEILAVVTQPDRAVGRKKEIRVTPVKEVALAHNLPVYQPEKLSGSPELDALMSLGADGIVTAAFGQFLPTKLLNSVHFAVNVHASLLPKYRGGAPIHYALINGESEAGVTLMEMVKEMDAGDMIAKRAIPITDEDNVGTLFEKLAVVGRDLLLENLPAYVAGELKPEAQDPSQVTFSPNISPEEERLDWTKTNRQIFNHIRGMYPWPVAHTLLKGERFKIYEARLAEGSGRPGEIIALSKKELVVATGQGAIALKTVQPAGKPRMGIADFLNGFGRKLAVGDRFGE; from the coding sequence ATGACAAAATTGATTTTTATGGGGACACCTGCATTTTCAGCAACAGTGCTAAAAGGCTTGTTAGGAGATGATCAGTATGAGATTCTAGCGGTGGTGACCCAGCCAGATCGTGCGGTCGGCAGAAAAAAAGAAATTCGAGTGACACCTGTCAAAGAAGTAGCTTTGGCACATAACCTACCAGTTTACCAACCAGAAAAATTATCTGGTAGTCCAGAATTAGACGCATTGATGTCGCTAGGTGCAGATGGCATTGTCACCGCAGCATTTGGGCAATTTTTACCGACAAAATTGTTGAATAGTGTCCATTTTGCAGTCAATGTCCATGCTTCTCTTCTTCCCAAATACCGTGGTGGAGCACCGATTCATTATGCCCTTATCAATGGAGAGAGCGAGGCTGGTGTGACCCTTATGGAGATGGTCAAGGAAATGGATGCTGGTGACATGATTGCCAAGCGTGCTATTCCAATTACAGACGAGGACAATGTCGGGACCTTGTTTGAGAAGTTGGCAGTTGTAGGTCGTGATTTATTGCTCGAAAATCTTCCTGCTTATGTAGCGGGAGAGTTAAAACCAGAAGCACAAGATCCAAGCCAAGTGACCTTTTCGCCCAATATTAGCCCAGAAGAAGAGCGACTTGATTGGACTAAGACCAATCGACAAATCTTTAATCATATTCGTGGAATGTACCCATGGCCGGTAGCCCATACCTTATTAAAGGGGGAACGCTTTAAGATTTATGAAGCTAGGCTTGCAGAAGGTTCTGGAAGACCAGGGGAAATCATTGCACTTTCTAAAAAGGAATTAGTGGTGGCGACAGGTCAGGGAGCCATTGCTCTAAAAACAGTTCAGCCAGCAGGCAAGCCTAGAATGGGGATTGCAGATTTTCTAAATGGATTTGGCCGTAAACTAGCAGTAGGAGATCGATTTGGTGAATAA
- the rsmB gene encoding 16S rRNA (cytosine(967)-C(5))-methyltransferase RsmB, whose amino-acid sequence MVNKKDTARSLALKLLGQVFDEGAYSNLALQQALSSSNLSEKDKGLVTELVYGTVMRKITLEWYLAHVIEDRDKLDSWVYYLLMMSLYQMLYLDKIPNHAIVNEAVELAKKSRGTDRFVNAILRKLIDTELPDPATIKRKNKRLSIQYSLPVWLVKKLIEEYGEERAIMIFESLLVRNKASVRVTNPDDVETIKQETNAETSLLSAVGLVKSSGHFAGTAAFQEGRITIQDESSQLVAPTLALQGEETVLDACAAPGGKTTHIASYLTTGTVTALDLYDHKLALIEQNAQRLGVADKVMTKKLDAREVFEAFGADAFDKILVDAPCSGIGLLRRKPDIKYNKETADFTRLQEIQLEILNNVCQSVRKGGIITYSTCTIISEENMQVVKQFLTDHPAFEQVKLEHDRQDIVKDGCILITPELYGSDGFFISQFKRIV is encoded by the coding sequence TTGGTGAATAAAAAAGATACAGCACGATCGCTTGCTTTAAAGCTTTTAGGACAGGTTTTTGATGAGGGAGCCTATTCCAATTTGGCTCTCCAGCAAGCTCTATCCTCATCGAATTTATCCGAAAAAGATAAGGGACTGGTGACAGAGTTGGTTTATGGGACGGTGATGCGAAAAATCACTCTGGAATGGTATCTGGCACATGTGATTGAGGACCGAGATAAACTGGATTCTTGGGTCTATTACCTGCTCATGATGAGCCTGTATCAGATGCTCTACTTGGACAAAATTCCCAACCACGCGATTGTCAACGAAGCGGTCGAGCTGGCCAAAAAAAGTCGTGGGACTGATCGATTTGTGAATGCCATTTTAAGGAAATTAATCGATACGGAATTACCAGACCCTGCGACCATTAAACGAAAAAATAAACGCTTATCCATTCAGTATTCCTTGCCTGTTTGGCTCGTGAAAAAGCTGATAGAGGAATACGGCGAAGAACGGGCTATTATGATTTTCGAGAGCTTATTGGTACGAAATAAAGCAAGTGTCCGTGTCACAAATCCAGACGATGTAGAAACAATAAAACAAGAAACGAATGCAGAAACTTCTCTCTTGTCAGCGGTTGGTTTAGTCAAATCCAGTGGTCATTTTGCAGGGACAGCTGCCTTTCAAGAAGGACGGATTACGATTCAGGATGAAAGTAGCCAACTCGTTGCACCGACCCTTGCTCTTCAAGGAGAAGAAACGGTGCTAGATGCCTGTGCAGCTCCGGGTGGTAAGACCACGCATATTGCCAGCTATTTGACCACGGGAACAGTGACAGCTCTTGATTTGTACGACCATAAACTAGCCTTGATTGAGCAAAATGCCCAGCGACTAGGTGTGGCGGATAAAGTCATGACGAAAAAGCTAGACGCTAGAGAAGTCTTTGAAGCATTTGGTGCAGATGCCTTTGACAAAATTTTAGTTGATGCTCCTTGCTCTGGTATTGGGCTGCTGCGTCGCAAACCAGACATCAAATACAATAAGGAAACGGCAGATTTTACCCGTTTGCAGGAAATTCAGCTAGAGATATTAAACAATGTTTGTCAAAGTGTGCGAAAAGGTGGTATAATAACCTATAGTACCTGTACGATTATCTCAGAAGAAAATATGCAGGTGGTCAAACAATTTTTAACAGACCATCCAGCATTTGAACAGGTAAAACTCGAGCATGACAGACAGGATATTGTAAAAGATGGTTGCATTCTCATCACCCCTGAACTCTATGGAAGTGATGGCTTCTTTATCAGCCAATTTAAACGAATCGTCTAA